A window of Macrococcus sp. 19Msa1099 genomic DNA:
AATAAATTGAATCGCAGATTCGTAACTAATCGCCCATATCAAAAATTACTTACTGATGTAACACAATTCAACATTAAAAATGGAACTAAGCTATATCTGTCAACAATTTTTGATGTATGTTCGAAAGAGATTATTTCTTATTCAATTAGTAAGCGTCCAACATTGGAATTCGTTATGGAATCATTGTTAAAAGCAATTAATGTAATTCCAGACCTTCCCTATAGAACTACAATCCATTCCGATCAAGGGTGGCAATATCAGCATAAATCTTGGGTACAATCTTTGAAAAAGAATAGAATTATTCAAAGCATGTCTAGAAAAGGTAATTGTCTTGATAATTCTCCGATGGAGAATTTCTTTGGTATTTTAAAACAAGAAATGTTTTATGGAGAAACATTTGATTCTTATGATGAACTAGAAGAGGAGATTATTGACTATATGGAGTATTATAATTTAGTCAGAAAGAAGAGAAAATTAAAAAGCAAGACTCCTGTAGAATACAGAAATCTTGCTTTAATGAAAGTAGCTTAATAAAAAGTTCAACTTTTTGGGTTCACTACACGGCCAACGTGGGGTTTTCTGATGTTATGATGATATTTATTATATTCGTTAATATAATTCTAACATATTATTATATAATGTCAGAATTATTCATTTCTCCTTTTTCTTCTTATTCATATATAAAATTGCCACAAATACCGGAAAAAGAATTAGCATCAGTGCTAATTCATTGTTCTCTCTCCTTTAATCGAAGTTATATATCATACAGATACCTTAATTAACGATTTTTCTCTTTATTATATTTAATAAATATATTAATAAAATATAAAATGAAGATAACAATTGCGATAATAATTTGTATTGTTCTTATTTGAGTTTTAATATGCCAATCAAAAATGTTATTAGGTATATGCATAAAGATAACAATAACAAATATAATAAATAATAAATTGATTAATTTATCTAGTTTCATTATATGGACCCCCTTATATAGTTGTTAAGGATATCTTAGCATATCCATTTTGCATTACTTCTTTTTAATCGTCCCATTGTTTTCTTCAATTATTTGCTTTAGTACTTTATCAGTTCTTCCGACATAATTGAGTTTTTCAGGATATACAAATTCAATAATCACTTTATCTCCTGGTTTTATCCTTTCACCTGTATCTGTATATCTAATTTCTTTTTCAAACATTCTGGACACCACCCTTATTAAATATCTCAGGATATTATAAGACTATTACAACTATAATTAAATTATTTAATAGTAATTGTAATGTTTTTTACATTTATGTTTATAATTAATTATAAATAAATAATAAGAGGTATTCTATAATTATGTTAAAAAATTCTTTAAAACAGATAATAAAATTAATTTTCGGAATTCTTATGTTAGTTTTTGCAACAATGCAAATTCAACAAGATCATTTAGATACTTGGTTCATATCATATTTCCTACTATATTTATTAATTCTTTTTAACTTGGGTAATAACAATAATTCACACAAACAATCTAACCGCTAATTTAATTGCCTTTTTCTTTTATCTTCAATAGACTAGATCAATGTTAATTATAAAAATAAATTGTTTTATTTCGACATTTATATATAATTAAAAATTTAATTTTTAAAGGATGATCTTAAATATGAAAACAAATAAAGATGTTATTTTAATCAGTTTAAGTATATTTATAGGTGCATTATTAGTTCAATTCTTTATGAGCTACATAACAACTAATTCAATATGGGAATGGTCTGAAGTTTCACATAATGTTATTCCATTTGCTTTATTTTTCTTAGTTGTCTTATACATTTTTAAAGAATACAATATTAAAAAACTTAATCGAAGTAATTAAAACAATCATATTTATTAATTAAAAAATTATTTAAAGGATAAATCAAATGAGGGATCGTTTGACTTTCATTATAAAGCTATAAAAATGCCTTATTTGCAGAAGAAAATTTGAAGTATTTTAAAACTTCTAACGAGATAATAATTACTTCTCCCCTACATTCTCTGATGCGACTTCAATCACATCAAAGAAGTCATCTACCGCTTCTTTCTTAATATTATTCAGATTCTTATTTTGTGCACAGACAACGTGGGTTGCGTGTCCTATTTTCACAGAGCATGCGTCGTTTTCAAAGTCATTGTCGACGATATAGATATCTTTATTTTTAGTTCCTTCATAGCTTTGGAAGAGTATTGCATGTTTTTCTTTAATGCCTTTAAATGTGTTTCGTCTAATAACTGTAAGCTCTCCCGCTGCTCCTTTATGCACATGACCGGTTAAGTCTGTCGTATACTTACCACTTTTTGTTGAACGGTATCGAATACCGCCTGCACAGTCGATAAATTCATTGTCGTGAATATGCAGTACTTTTGATTTTAGGAATGTCAGTGCATAGTCGCCCATACCTTCGAATATATTATTTCGCACTGTTATGTTTTCATAGTAAACTTCGTGATGACTCGCATGTGAGCCGATCGCACGGTTCCATGGTTTCATTAAGGGATCTCCAGAGTTTCCGAAATAGCAATTTTCGATAATAACATTTTTCGTCGGCGTTGCATCGTATGCACCAAACTTTGGAAACGAATCTTTCAGCTGCAGGTCAATCTGAATCGCTTCACTGAATGCACGCGCTCCACTGTCATCGCGAAATCCGAGAAACTTACATCCTGTTACTTTAAATCCATCTAAGCCGCACGCATCGATGGCATGTCCTTGTACAACGTTTTTGAATGTAACATCTTTAATCGTTATTTCTCGCGCATGCCCAAGCGACATAATCGTGTTGTTAAAGTTCAGCACGTGGCCGTTCTGGTTGAATGTGCCTCCTTCAATTGTAATGAAACTGTTGCCATCATATCCTTTAAACTGATCGCCTTTATTCCCATTCTTAAGCAGTGCAAACGGACTCATCCTGATAATTTCTGCATCTTTATGCAGATGTAAGTGCGTATGTTTGTAAATAACAAGTTCCTTTGATATGTAATACTTACCTTCTGGAACATATATTTTTACGGGATGTTGCTTTGCTATATTAAGTGCGCGCTGAAATCCTATCGTATCAAAGATAATATTTTTACCTTTTGCGCCATAATTTAACACGTTTACTTTTTTCAATAATTCCACCTACATCTCTTTTATATTATAATGTTGAGTATACCCGTTTTACGTAAATTATGTTAAGGAGTGATTGTTTTGGAGGATGCTTTAATTATTGTAGATTATT
This region includes:
- a CDS encoding glycosyl hydrolase family 28-related protein, coding for MELLKKVNVLNYGAKGKNIIFDTIGFQRALNIAKQHPVKIYVPEGKYYISKELVIYKHTHLHLHKDAEIIRMSPFALLKNGNKGDQFKGYDGNSFITIEGGTFNQNGHVLNFNNTIMSLGHAREITIKDVTFKNVVQGHAIDACGLDGFKVTGCKFLGFRDDSGARAFSEAIQIDLQLKDSFPKFGAYDATPTKNVIIENCYFGNSGDPLMKPWNRAIGSHASHHEVYYENITVRNNIFEGMGDYALTFLKSKVLHIHDNEFIDCAGGIRYRSTKSGKYTTDLTGHVHKGAAGELTVIRRNTFKGIKEKHAILFQSYEGTKNKDIYIVDNDFENDACSVKIGHATHVVCAQNKNLNNIKKEAVDDFFDVIEVASENVGEK
- a CDS encoding IS3 family transposase — encoded protein: MELRNESNYKLKEILSVAMIAKSVYHYWKLRLSVTKHKDNYLITLIKEIINKHKNRIGYRTVTDELRELGFVVNHKKVLRIMRENNLLCTKFKHRNRTYKSYKGKVGKTAKNKLNRRFVTNRPYQKLLTDVTQFNIKNGTKLYLSTIFDVCSKEIISYSISKRPTLEFVMESLLKAINVIPDLPYRTTIHSDQGWQYQHKSWVQSLKKNRIIQSMSRKGNCLDNSPMENFFGILKQEMFYGETFDSYDELEEEIIDYMEYYNLVRKKRKLKSKTPVEYRNLALMKVA